DNA sequence from the Panthera uncia isolate 11264 unplaced genomic scaffold, Puncia_PCG_1.0 HiC_scaffold_103, whole genome shotgun sequence genome:
ACAGGGCCTTGGGCCTTGGTGCCTTCTGGCACCTGGAAGATGCCTGTGCCCTGGTTCCTGCTGTCTTTGGCACTGGGCCGAAGCCCCATGGTCCTCTCTTTGGAGAGGCTTGTGGGGCCTCAGGATACTGCTCGCTGCTCTCCGGTAAGTCTGGGGCACTAAGAGTGTTGGGGAAGGCTCAGGGTTCAGTCTGCGGCCCATTGGGGCCCTAGCCTGGCTCCTGTCACTGTCACTACTGCCAGAACTGCCCTGGCTGGTCTGTCTGGTGCTGATGGGTTAAGAGAAGAATGGGGAGGGGGCAAGCGCTGAGTTTGTCTTCTCCTGGAAGGGACTTGAACAAGGAGCCCTGGAAAGGTGGGCAGGGATCTCAGTCAGGGAAAAATGGCTACATTCGGTGGCATAAACTCTAACACGTCTTTACCTTCTCCCCAGGGCCTTTCCTGCCACCTCTGGGGTGAGTAGCCctacttttagaaagaaaagaactgccCAGGTTGGCGGAAGGGATGTTCCAGTCCCATGCCTTTCACACCCACCTTAAGCCCAGGAAGAGCCCAAAGCTCCTTGTCCCTCTGGGGGTGTCAGGTACAACTACCCTATGGATTCTGAACAGCTTTAGCTCTCACCCTGCCCTTTATGCACAGATGGTGACGTGCTCTGCCTACCTGGGAGCATCGTGtctgccccaggccctgtgctggtgCCCACACGCCTGCAGACAGAGCTGGTGCTGAGGTGCTACCAGGAGACTGACTGTGACCTCTGTGTGCGTGTGGCCATCCACTTGGCTGTGCATGGTGAGCATGTCATCCCATAACTGTGTGTGTTCCCATGTGAGTGTATCAGGGATGGGCACAAGGACTGGGGAGTCTGGCAGGCAGTCCTGTGCATCCTCAGTGTTCTCCTGGAGAGCACTGGCCAAAGGATCCCCATGTCAGCCTGGTCTCTCTGTCTacccaccccccggccccccctccctccccccaggcctggcccctgcTTCTCAGCACTGGGCTTTCTGGAATGAAGCCAAGCCCAAAGCCAGCCCAGAGCTGGGGCCTGAGTTGGGTCTTGCTCTTGGGCCCTTCTAGGGCACTGGGAAGAGCCTAAAGGTGAGGAAAAGTTTGGAGGAGCAGCTGATCCAGAGCTTGAGGAGTCTAGAAACGGTGAGGAGAAGATGGCTGGCCCAACTGCCCCTTGCCACGGCCTTGCCCATGGCCCCTGGGCCTGACCAAACCCCTGCCCTGTTGCTCACAGCCTTTCTCCAGGCCCAAGTCGTGCTCTCCTTCCAGGCCTACCCCACCGCCCGCTGCGTCCTACTGGAGGTGCAAGTGCCTGCTGCCCTTGTGCAGCCTGGTCAGTCTGTGGTAtgcaaaataatgataataccaATAGCCATCTTCTAGATATGACCTCTATGAGGCGCTGTCATGTGCGTTAGCTCTGTTTGCTGATGGCAAGGCTGTGGGCAAGCCCTTTCAGCCCTTTGTGCCTCAGTGTTCCAGTCTGTACAATGGGAATAAGAATAGTCCTACTTCATATGGCTGTTGTGAGAAATAGATGAGTTGGTATGTGTAAAACATCTGATGTAATGCCCAGCAGTAAAGGGTCTCAGGAAgtttaattttccctttcttgTGTACTCCTTAAAAGTACCcatgggggtgcctaggtggctcagttggttaaacgtctgactcttgattttggctcaggtcatgatctcatggttcagtttgtgggatcgaggcccatgttgggctctgtgctgacagcgcagagcctgctcaggattctctctcttcttctctctacccttcccatgctcacctgctctttctctctctcaaaataaataaacttatttaaaaaaaaaaaaaacacccatgaGCGAGGCAttattattaccctcattttccagagagagaaactgaggcttggagaaaggAAGTCTGTGGGCTGGATCTAGTTCTTGGACTTCCTGCTGTACCATGTCTGCTCCGTGTACATACTGTGGTGCAGGGTGTTGGAGCTTCTTCCTACCTCAGGAGGCCACATGTGTTTGGAAGATATATCTCCACCCTGGGCCAAATCACTCAAGCCTTTTGacttcccctcccgcccccagctcccagccaaTATCCTCTTGCCTGGAAAGTTATAGAATCGGAGAACATCTGCTGGCCCACCTCAATGGGCAGTCATGAGGACCCCTGAGGCACTGGGTGTGAGAAGGGGTTTCTGATCACCTTAGCTTTGACCACAAGATGCAGGACAGCAGGGTTGGCACAGGGACTCAAATAGCTAGGGCCCTTATCCCTGCCCTGCTGACACCCCTACTGAGGGGGTGTGCTTTAGAACtgggagccttttttttttttttttttttagcttagaaTTGAGGGTCTTTAAAGGAAATGTTAATGGGAGAATTTCAGGCTATACAGTATAGCATCATTGGTTGGGGAAAGGGATGAGTGGAGTGGTCCATGGACAGGAGCTCAGAGCCTTTGGTCTGTATTCTGAGCCCTATACTACCAGCCTTCTGCCACCCCTCTCCTCACAGGGTTCTGTAGTATTTGACTGCTTCGAGGCTGCTCTGGGGGCCGAGGTGCGAATCTGGTCCTACACTCAGCCCAGGTACCAGAAGGAACTCAACCTCACCCAGCATTTGCCTGGTAAGTGGCTCCAGGTCCTGCCCCACCGCCCCCAGTCTCTTTCTTGTCTGGCCACTGCCATTCTGCTTTTATCCCCTTCCTTGTCCCATCTGTTCTCAGGCAGGTGTCTGAGCTCCTATCCTCCCCAGGGTCTATCCCTCTTGTCTCCTCTCCCCAGGTGATACTGCTTCCCAGTGCTTGAGGAAGGTGCTTTGGGCCCTGGATAGATGGGGTGGTATTTAGGGGAAGGGAGCCCTTCCCAGTGCTCCCCATGGGTCAGACcactcctcttctttctttggcccccagccccactggTGGCTTTTCTGTGATCTCTCCCCAGACTGCAAGGGGCTGGAAGTCCGGGACAGCATCCAGAGCTGCTGGGGTATGATGGACTATGGCCAAcggggctggaaggagggagggacagggtcTGGTGTGTGAGGGACCCTTGGAGGTGGCTTCAGGTCTGGGCTTGCCACAGTCCAAATGCTCACAGAGCTCATTTAATTCATCACACATGAACTGCAGTAgctcctactctgtgccaggcattgggaCTATGAAGATGAACCTCCCTTatgacaaatttatttattagtacCAGGGACATCTAGAGGCCCAAAATGTTGTCAAGATTATGGTACcctccccccacatacacaccaTATATCAAGATAACAATAATGTTAAGCCATAAAATAAGGGCTAAGAAAGTCAAGGCTCTGATGGTTTTTCCCAGGTActacttgaattttgtttttgctttgttcattttttttttttttgaactggggtataacatacatacagaaaagtatgTAAAGAGCACTAATTTTAAAGTCCAGTTcacttaatttttacatatgtatacacttGCATAACTACCACCCAGGTCAACCTATAAGCAGTGATGTTCTTGAGctcttaaattttttcaattttatttcccttttggcTCCTTAACTTAAGTTTGGCCTGTCTCTTTGGTAATTCATTAGAAACTACTCAGCACCAGAGCTTTGAGGCCACAGATACACATCATGCATTTCatatcttcattcattcagcaatcaATGATTCACttattcagcagatatttattgtgtGATTACTCTGCCCAAGGAATAGTCCTAGGTACTGGAGATTAATTGGTAAACTAAACTGAcaaagatccctgccttcacagagctGACATTCTAGCTGGGAGTCAGGGTCAAGGTAGGGGTGATGGAGGGCACAATAAACACAAGGAAATGTGAAATATGCAGTAAGTTAGCTTGATTAGTGTTGTGGAGAACatttggggaggggaaaggaggataAGGAGGTTGGGGGTTGCAGCAGTCAGGGTTAGCCTCACTCGAGTGAAAAAAGACCCAAAGAAGTTATGGAAGAAGCCATATGGGTGTCTGAGGGAAAAGGGTTCCAtatgcagagggaacagccagtacAAAGAGCCTGGAAGCAAGAGTGTATCTGGTGTGTTTAAGTAGAGAGGGCAGGGTGTCTGCACTAGATTAATTAAGGACAAGAGTACTAGGAAATAAGTTACAGTGGTCAGGGCAGCCAAATTGTGTAAGGTCTTGCAAGCCGTTATAAAGACTCTGGCTTTTACTCTGGAAGTAATTTGGGGGGTCATCAGAAGGTTCTAAGCAGAGAATGATTTATCCT
Encoded proteins:
- the LOC125916719 gene encoding interleukin-17 receptor C-like translates to MPVPWFLLSLALGRSPMVLSLERLVGPQDTARCSPGLSCHLWDGDVLCLPGSIVSAPGPVLVPTRLQTELVLRCYQETDCDLCVRVAIHLAVHGHWEEPKGEEKFGGAADPELEESRNAFLQAQVVLSFQAYPTARCVLLEVQVPAALVQPGQSVGSVVFDCFEAALGAEVRIWSYTQPRYQKELNLTQHLPDCKGLEVRDSIQSCWALPWLNVSADGDDVHLVLDVSEDQRFGLSLYWNQVQGPTKPWWHRNLTGPQTITLNHTDLFPCLCIQVWPLEPDSVRTSICPFREDPRAHRNLWRAARLQLLPPRGWRLDAPCSLPAEATLCWQAPGGGPCQSLVPLLPPANVTVNKALELPLLNVHPNLCVQVRRGHKSSGLGAGPRVDPPR